From the Notolabrus celidotus isolate fNotCel1 chromosome 12, fNotCel1.pri, whole genome shotgun sequence genome, one window contains:
- the LOC117822585 gene encoding protachykinin isoform X1 encodes MELVKLVLVIALLLTNVSCQDKDVRNWKEGFEEDKWSNSGGIQDLLGRMTRKLGPRQHLGLMGKKEFAKTQTARKRHKFQTFVGLMGKRGYEDEGMTLPE; translated from the exons ATGGAGCTCGTTAAACTTGTTCTAGTGATTGCGCTGCTTCTGACGAACGTGTCCTGTCAAGACAAGGATGTCAGGAACTGGAAAGAAGGATTCGAGGAG GACAAATGGTCAAACTCTGGAGGAATTCAAGATCTCTTAGGAAGAATGACCAGAAAACTGGGACCTCGCCAACATCTTGGACTAATGGGGAAGAAAGAATTTG caaaaacacagacagcacgTAAAA GGCATAAATTTCAGACTTTTGTGGGTCTGATGGGTAAAAGAGGATATGAGGATGAAGGTATGACACTTCCAGAGTGA
- the LOC117822585 gene encoding protachykinin isoform X2 has product MELVKLVLVIALLLTNVSCQDKDVRNWKEGFEEDKWSNSGGIQDLLGRMTRKLGPRQHLGLMGKKEFAKTQTARKRHKFQTFVGLMGKRGYEDEGAF; this is encoded by the exons ATGGAGCTCGTTAAACTTGTTCTAGTGATTGCGCTGCTTCTGACGAACGTGTCCTGTCAAGACAAGGATGTCAGGAACTGGAAAGAAGGATTCGAGGAG GACAAATGGTCAAACTCTGGAGGAATTCAAGATCTCTTAGGAAGAATGACCAGAAAACTGGGACCTCGCCAACATCTTGGACTAATGGGGAAGAAAGAATTTG caaaaacacagacagcacgTAAAA GGCATAAATTTCAGACTTTTGTGGGTCTGATGGGTAAAAGAGGATATGAGGATGAAG GAGCCTTTTAA